The Homo sapiens chromosome 5, GRCh38.p14 Primary Assembly genome includes a window with the following:
- the TNFAIP8 gene encoding tumor necrosis factor alpha-induced protein 8 isoform a (isoform a is encoded by transcript variant 1), with protein sequence MHSEAEESKEVATDVFNSKNLAVQAQKKILGKMVSKSIATTLIDDTSSEVLDELYRVTREYTQNKKEAEKIIKNLIKTVIKLAILYRNNQFNQDELALMEKFKKKVHQLAMTVVSFHQVDYTFDRNVLSRLLNECREMLHQIIQRHLTAKSHGRVNNVFDHFSDCEFLAALYNPFGNFKPHLQKLCDGINKMLDEENI encoded by the exons ATGCACTCCGAAGCAGAAGAATCCAAGGAAG tggccaCAGATGTCTTTAATTCCAAAAACCTGGCCGTTCAGGCACAAAAGAAGATCTTGGGTAAAATGGTGTCCAAATCCATCGCCACCACCTTAATAGACGACACAAGTAGTGAGGTGCTGGATGAGCTCTACAGAGTGACCAGGGAGTACACCCAAAacaagaaggaggcagagaagatCATCAAGAACCTCATCAAGACAGTCATCAAGCTGGCCATTCTTTATAGGAATAATCAGTTTAATCAAGATGAGCTAGCATTGATGGAGAAATTTAAGAAGAAAGTTCATCAGCTTGCTATGACCGTGGTCAGTTTCCATCAGGTGGATTATACCTTTGACCGGAATGTGTTATCCAGGCTGTTAAATGAATGCAGAGAGATGCTGCACCAAATCATTCAGCGCCACCTCACTGCCAAGTCACATGGACGGGTTAATAATGTGTTTGATCATTTTTCAGATTGTGAATTTTTGGCTGCCTTGTATAATCCTTTTGGGAATTTTAAACCCCACTTACAAAAACTATGTGATGGTATCAACAAAATGTTGGATGAAGAGAACATATGA
- the TNFAIP8 gene encoding tumor necrosis factor alpha-induced protein 8 isoform X1 — protein MAKGGDTETEREGVATDVFNSKNLAVQAQKKILGKMVSKSIATTLIDDTSSEVLDELYRVTREYTQNKKEAEKIIKNLIKTVIKLAILYRNNQFNQDELALMEKFKKKVHQLAMTVVSFHQVDYTFDRNVLSRLLNECREMLHQIIQRHLTAKSHGRVNNVFDHFSDCEFLAALYNPFGNFKPHLQKLCDGINKMLDEENI, from the exons ATGGCCAAGGGAggagatacagagacagagagggagggag tggccaCAGATGTCTTTAATTCCAAAAACCTGGCCGTTCAGGCACAAAAGAAGATCTTGGGTAAAATGGTGTCCAAATCCATCGCCACCACCTTAATAGACGACACAAGTAGTGAGGTGCTGGATGAGCTCTACAGAGTGACCAGGGAGTACACCCAAAacaagaaggaggcagagaagatCATCAAGAACCTCATCAAGACAGTCATCAAGCTGGCCATTCTTTATAGGAATAATCAGTTTAATCAAGATGAGCTAGCATTGATGGAGAAATTTAAGAAGAAAGTTCATCAGCTTGCTATGACCGTGGTCAGTTTCCATCAGGTGGATTATACCTTTGACCGGAATGTGTTATCCAGGCTGTTAAATGAATGCAGAGAGATGCTGCACCAAATCATTCAGCGCCACCTCACTGCCAAGTCACATGGACGGGTTAATAATGTGTTTGATCATTTTTCAGATTGTGAATTTTTGGCTGCCTTGTATAATCCTTTTGGGAATTTTAAACCCCACTTACAAAAACTATGTGATGGTATCAACAAAATGTTGGATGAAGAGAACATATGA
- the TNFAIP8 gene encoding tumor necrosis factor alpha-induced protein 8 isoform b (isoform b is encoded by transcript variant 2) codes for MATDVFNSKNLAVQAQKKILGKMVSKSIATTLIDDTSSEVLDELYRVTREYTQNKKEAEKIIKNLIKTVIKLAILYRNNQFNQDELALMEKFKKKVHQLAMTVVSFHQVDYTFDRNVLSRLLNECREMLHQIIQRHLTAKSHGRVNNVFDHFSDCEFLAALYNPFGNFKPHLQKLCDGINKMLDEENI; via the coding sequence tggccaCAGATGTCTTTAATTCCAAAAACCTGGCCGTTCAGGCACAAAAGAAGATCTTGGGTAAAATGGTGTCCAAATCCATCGCCACCACCTTAATAGACGACACAAGTAGTGAGGTGCTGGATGAGCTCTACAGAGTGACCAGGGAGTACACCCAAAacaagaaggaggcagagaagatCATCAAGAACCTCATCAAGACAGTCATCAAGCTGGCCATTCTTTATAGGAATAATCAGTTTAATCAAGATGAGCTAGCATTGATGGAGAAATTTAAGAAGAAAGTTCATCAGCTTGCTATGACCGTGGTCAGTTTCCATCAGGTGGATTATACCTTTGACCGGAATGTGTTATCCAGGCTGTTAAATGAATGCAGAGAGATGCTGCACCAAATCATTCAGCGCCACCTCACTGCCAAGTCACATGGACGGGTTAATAATGTGTTTGATCATTTTTCAGATTGTGAATTTTTGGCTGCCTTGTATAATCCTTTTGGGAATTTTAAACCCCACTTACAAAAACTATGTGATGGTATCAACAAAATGTTGGATGAAGAGAACATATGA
- the TNFAIP8 gene encoding tumor necrosis factor alpha-induced protein 8 isoform d (isoform d is encoded by transcript variant 5) yields the protein MVSKSIATTLIDDTSSEVLDELYRVTREYTQNKKEAEKIIKNLIKTVIKLAILYRNNQFNQDELALMEKFKKKVHQLAMTVVSFHQVDYTFDRNVLSRLLNECREMLHQIIQRHLTAKSHGRVNNVFDHFSDCEFLAALYNPFGNFKPHLQKLCDGINKMLDEENI from the coding sequence ATGGTGTCCAAATCCATCGCCACCACCTTAATAGACGACACAAGTAGTGAGGTGCTGGATGAGCTCTACAGAGTGACCAGGGAGTACACCCAAAacaagaaggaggcagagaagatCATCAAGAACCTCATCAAGACAGTCATCAAGCTGGCCATTCTTTATAGGAATAATCAGTTTAATCAAGATGAGCTAGCATTGATGGAGAAATTTAAGAAGAAAGTTCATCAGCTTGCTATGACCGTGGTCAGTTTCCATCAGGTGGATTATACCTTTGACCGGAATGTGTTATCCAGGCTGTTAAATGAATGCAGAGAGATGCTGCACCAAATCATTCAGCGCCACCTCACTGCCAAGTCACATGGACGGGTTAATAATGTGTTTGATCATTTTTCAGATTGTGAATTTTTGGCTGCCTTGTATAATCCTTTTGGGAATTTTAAACCCCACTTACAAAAACTATGTGATGGTATCAACAAAATGTTGGATGAAGAGAACATATGA